A genomic stretch from Oncorhynchus tshawytscha isolate Ot180627B linkage group LG07, Otsh_v2.0, whole genome shotgun sequence includes:
- the LOC112239062 gene encoding uncharacterized protein LOC112239062 produces the protein MRGTVVLLVLICLSRAWTQEESGGVRESDITQQGHSAGRASRVREVQMESQMTDASEKTNKQTTTSPDIWTEMKELRDMVHNLGTAVVEQSEKLRNMEVRVTASEAEEQRNTVTDLRVALMLTKNKVQEVEKENTDLTAGLSGSKTWVEELQTKNAAQAAELSAMGDRVTASEAENAALETRLSASESQVEELKRATADRPRVAFSAGLTDSGTVGPFVAETTLVYTKIFSNIGKAYNPATGVFTAPVRGLYYISFTAMSVQTSFYFSAYMYKNGQKIMYSQGYNAGGYETLSNGVSLELEEGDVVYMRIPASNRLYDNSNNHNIFSGFLLFTV, from the exons ATGAGGGGTACTGTTGTTCTGCTGGTGTTGATCTGTCTGTCTAGGGCATGGActcaggaggagagtggaggggtcCGAGAGAGTGACATCACTCAACAGGGACACAGTGCAGGGAGAGCAAGCAGGGTGAGAGAGGTTCAGATGGAGAGCCAAATGACTGACGCTTCAGAGAAAACCAACAAACAGACGACCACCTCGCCTGACATCTGGACTGAGATGAAGGAGCTGAGAGACATGGTGCACAACCTGGGAACCGCTGTGGTGGAGCAGAGCGAGAAGCTGAGGAACATGGAGGTCAGAGTGACAGCCAGTGAGGCTGAGGAGCAGAGAAACACAGTGACCGATCTTAGGGTGGCGCTGATGCTCACCAAGAATAAAGTGCAGGAAGTGGAGAAAGAGAACACAG ACCTGACCGCTGGATTGAGTGGCAGTAAGACCTGGGTGGAGGAGCTGCAGACAAAGAATGCAG CCCAAGCTGCTGAACTATCAGCCATGGGGGACAGAGTGACAGCCAGTGAGGCTGAGAATGCAG CCCTGGAGACCAGACTGAGTGCTAGTGAGAGCCAGGTGGAGGAGCTGAAGAGAGCAACTGCAG ACAGGCCAAGGGTGGCCTTCTCTGCTGGTTTGACTGATTCAGGAACTGTTGGACCCTTTGTTGCTGAAACCACACTGGTATACACCAAAATCTTCTCAAACATTGGCAAGGCCTACAACCCAGCTACAG GTGTCTTCACAGCACCAGTGAGAGGACTCTACTACATTAGCTTCACTGCCATGAGTGTCCAGACCTCGTTTTACTTTTCTGCATACATGTATAAGAATGGACAGAAAATCATGTATAGTCAGGGATATAATGCTGGCGGTTATGAGACACTGTCTAATGGAGTCAGTCTAGAGCTGGAGGAGGGAGACGTGGTGTACATGCGCATCCCTGCAAGCAACCGGCTCTATGATAACTCAAATAATCACAACATCTTCAGTGGCTTCCTGCTCTTCACAGTGTGA